TGTGATAAAATACAACTACTTATGATTTGGAGGGATTGCCGAGTGGAAAATTTTAATTTGCAAGCTCCATATTCTCCTGCTGGAGATCAACCAGTGGCGATTCAACAATTGATTGAAGGGGTTAATCGTGGAGAAAGACACCAAACATTACTTGGTGCGACGGGGACAGGAAAAACATTTACGGTCTCGAATGTTGTAAAAGAAATTAATAAACCGACCTTAGTGATGGCACATAACAAAACATTGGCAGGCCAATTGTATAGTGAATTTAAAGAATTTTTTCCAAATAACGCTGTAGAATATTTCGTCAGTTATTATGATTATTTTCAACCAGAAGCTTATGTTGCGCATACAGATACGTATATCGAAAAAGACGCAAGTGTGAATGATGAAATTGATAAGTTGCGACACTCAGCAACATCGGCTTTATTTGAAAGAAATGATGTGCTTATCGTTGCCTCGGTATCGTGCATTTATGGGCTTGGTTCACCAAAGGAATATCGGGATATGGTCGTATCGATTCGGAAGGGAATGGAAATTGGCCGGGATGAATTACTACGAAAATTTGTTGGCATTCAATACTCGCGTAATGATTTAAATTTTACGCGCGGCACATTTCGCGTACGTGGTGATGTTGTGGAGTTGTTTCCTGCATCACGAGATGAACGTTGTATGCGCATTGAATTTTTTGGCGATGAAATAGACCGCATTCGTGAAGTTGATGCGTTAACAGGAGAAGTCATCGGCGACAGGGAACATGTTGCTGTTTTCCCGGCTTCCCACTTCGTCACAGGTGAAGAGAAAATGTTACAAGCAATTCAAAATATTGAAGTAGAATTAGATGAGCAATTAGCGAAAATGAAAAGTGAAAATAAGTTACTCGAAGCACAGCGATTAGAACAACGTACGCGCTATGACTTGGAGATGATGAAAGAAATGGGCTTTTGCTCGGGGATTGAAAACTACTCGCGGCACTTAACGCTGAGACCCCCAGGCGCTGCACCATACACGTTAATTGACTACTTCCCGGACGACTTCCTCCTAGTTGTCGATGAAAGTCATGTCACATTGCCACAAGTGCGTGGGATGTTTAATGGAGACCAAGCGAGAAAGCAAGTGTTAGTCGATCACGGTTTTCGTCTACCGTCAGCGTTAGATAACCGCCCGCTTCGTTTTGAGGAATTTGAGGAACTAATTCGTGAAGCGATTTACGTGTCCGCCACGCCGGGACCATATGAAATTGAACACACACCGAAAATGATTGAACAAATTATTCGTCCGACAGGTTTATTAGATCCAACAATAGATGTTCGGCCAATTGAAGGACAAATTGATGATTTGTTGCATGAAATTAATTTGCGAATTGAAAGAAATGAACGCGTACTCATTACCACGTTAACGAAGAAAATGTCTGAAGATTTAACGGATTATTTAAAAGAAATCGGGATAAAAGTGCAATATCTTCATTCTGAAATAAAAACCTTAGAAAGAATAGAAATTATTAGAGAGTTAAGACTTGGTACGTATGACGTTCTTGTAGGCATTAATTTACTTAGAGAGGGTATTGATATTCCAGAAGTATCCCTCGTTGCGATTCTCGATGCGGATAAAGAAGGGTTTCTACGTTCGGAACGTTCGTTAATTCAAACGATTGGACGAGCAGCTAGAAATTCAGAAGGGCATGTCATTATGTATGCCGATCGCATGACGGATTCGATGACAAAAGCCATTAGTGAAACGGAAAGACGTCGTGAAATTCAAGAGGCTTACAATGAAAAGCATGGGATTACGCCGCAAACGATTAGGAAAGAGATTCATGAAGTAATTCGTGCTACGGAAGTCGCGGAAGAACGGGAAACGTATCTTGATAAAATCACACATGGTAAGAAATTAACGACAGAAGAGAAAGAATCTATGTTACTGGTTCTTGAAAAAGAAATGAAAGACGCGGCGAAAGATTTACAATTCGAATTGGCCGCTCAGTTAAGGGATGCCATTTTGGAGTTGAAGGCAGAAAGGTAGAGAGTGATGAAAAACAAGGAAATTGTTATACAAGGAGCAAGGGCGCATAATTTAAAAAATATTGACGTCAATATTCCCCGCGATGAACTGGTCGTTGTGACTGGTTTATCGGGTTCGGGAAAGTCATCCCTTGCATTTGATACGATTTACGCGGAAGGTCAACGACGGTATGTTGAATCCCTTTCCGCTTATGCACGTCAGTTTTTAGGGCAGATGGATAAGCCAGATGTCGATGTGATCGAAGGGTTATCGCCAGCGATTTCAATCGATCAGAAAACGACGAGTCGAAATCCTCGTTCGACTGTTGGAACAGTAACGGAGATTTACGATTATTTACGCCTGCTTTATGCACGCATCGGAAAGCCGGTTTGTCCGAAGCACGGTATTGAAATTACTTCCCAAACGATTCAACAAATGGTTGACCGTTTAATGGAATTACCGGAACGAACACGAATTCAAGTACTTTCGCCTATTGTGAAAGGAAGAAAAGGAACGCATGCTAAACTATTTGAAGACATTCGAAAAGAAGGCTATGTGCGCGTTCGTGTTAACGGTGAAACGTATGACCTAGACGATAATATAGAGTTGAATAAAAATAAAAATCATACAATTGAAGTTGTAATAGATAGAATTGTTATTAAAGAGGACATTGCAGGTCGTTTAAGTGATTCTTTAGAGTCAGCACTCCGCTTGGCAGAAGGCACTGTGCTTATCGATGTGATTGATGGTGAGGAATTGCTGTTTAGTGAACATCATGCTTGCCCGATGTGTGGTTTTTCGATAGGTGAATTAGAACCACGCATGTTTTCATTTAATAGCCCATTCGGTGCTTGTGGGGAATGTGATGGTCTCGGTACGAAGTTAGAAGTAGATCCATTACTCGTCATACCAGACGATTCTTTATCACTGACAGAACATGCGATTGCACCGTGGGAACCAACAAGTTCACAATATTATCCTGAACTACTGAAAACGGTTGCGAATCATTATGGCATTGCGATGGATGTCCCAATCAGTGAAATTCCAAACGATCAGTTAAATAAAATTTTACACGGTTCAGGTAATGAAACAATTCGTTTTCAGTATACAAATGAATTTGGCGGTACACGAGATAGTGATATTTATTTTGAAGGCGTGTTATCGAATATCGCACGCCGCTACCGAGATACATCTTCAGATTATGTCCGTGATCAAATGGAAAAGTATATGGCACAGCGACCATGTCCTACCTGTAAGGGATACCGCCTAAAAGAAGAGTCGTTAGCAGTGAAAGTGAATGATGTTCATATCGGGCAAGTGACGGAACGTTCGATTGTAGAAGCGGATGACTTTTTCAAAACATTGAACCTATCCGAAAAAGACCGTCAAATTGCTGAATTAATATTAAGAGAAATTGAAGAACGTCTCGGCTTTCTGATTAACGTAGGATTAGATTATTTAACTCTATCGAGAGCTGCCGGAACACTTTCGGGTGGGGAAGCCCAGCGAATCCGATTGGCGACCCAGATTGGTTCTAGGTTAACAGGCGTCCTCTATATTTTAGACGAACCTTCAATTGGACTTCATCAACGCGATAATGATCGACTGATCTCTACTTTAAAAAATATGAGAGATATCGGGAATACGCTTATCGTTGTTGAACATGATGAAGATACGATGCTAGCAGCTGATTACTTGATTGATATGGGGCCAGGTGCTGGTGCGGCAGGTGGAACGGTGGTATCAGCTGGTACACCAGATGAAGTCATGAATGACCCGGATTCCTTAACGGGTGATTATTTAAGTGGTAAGAAGTTTATCTCACTGCCACTTGAAAGACGTCCCGCAGATGGCCGGAAAATAACCATTAAAGGTGCTGCAGAAAACAACCTGAAAAAGGTCAATGTAGACATACCGCTAGGACAATTTATTGCGGTGACCGGTGTTTCAGGCTCAGGGAAAAGTACGCTTGTCAATGAAGTGCTTTATAAAACGTTAGCCCAAAAGTTAAACCGCGCAAAACTACTACCCGGGAAACATAAATCCATTACTGGATTGGAAGAACTTGAAAAAGTCATTGAAATTGACCAATCCCCAATCGGGCGGACGCCGAGGTCAAATCCTGCGACTTATACAAGTATGTTTGATGATGTAAGAGATGTCTTTGCCGCGACGAATGAAGCGAAAGTACGCGGCTATAAAAAGGGACGCTTTAGTTTTAACGTAAAAGGCGGCAGATGTGAGGCTTGCCGTGGGGATGGCATCATTAAAATCGAAATGCACTTTTTGCCAGACGTTTATGTCCCATGCGAAATCTGTCACGGCAAACGATATAATCGAGAAACATTGGAAGTACGTTATAAAGGAAAAAATATTGCAGATGTCTTAAGCATGACTGTGGAAGATGCACTCATCTTTTTTGAGAATATCCCGAGAATTCATCGGAAGTTGCAAACAATTGTAGACGTAGGGCTCGGTTATATTAAACTTGGCCAGCCTGCGACGACATTATCTGGTGGGGAAGCGCAGCGTGTCAAACTTGCTTCTGAATTGCATAAACGTTCAAACGGTAAATCTATTTATATTTTAGATGAACCAACGACCGGACTGCATGCACATGACATTGCGAAATTACTCATTGTCCTCCAACGGCTTGTTGACACCGGAAATACTGTGTTAGTCATTGAACATAATTTAGATGTCATTAAAACTGTGGACCATATTATTGATCTTGGACCAGAAGGCGGTGACAAAGGTGGTCAAGTGATTGCTACAGGTACACCAGAGGAAGTAGCAAAAGTTGAGAAGTCGTATACTGGAAATTATTTGAGGCCGATACTAGCGCGTGATCGCCAGCGGATGAAACATGTGATTAAAGATGCTGAAACAGTAGCAGATTGAAACTTTTTGTATCTGAAGTCGTATATATACTACTAACTTGAGGAAACTCAAACTAGGAGGATGAACGATGCAGGAGAAAAGAAAACGGATTTTGACAATGTTAGAGAATGGCACAATTTCAATGGACGAAGCACTTACGTTACTTGAAAATTTAAGTACAGAAAATCAAGATGAGCAACAGAACCAAGGTGAGCAACATAGCCAAGATGAGCAACAGAACCAAGGTGAGGAACAGAGCCAAGACGAGCAGGAAAACCAAGGTGGGCAACAAAACCAAGATCAGCAACAACAAAACCAGCCTTCAATTAGCAAAAAAGCTAAAGAACAGGAAACAACTGAACAAGCCCACGAGCCAGAGAAATCCCGTGAGTCAAAACAATCCGCCTTTGATCAGAAAGATAACGAATCAGATAAACAAGAAAAAGAACACCCATCCGCGGATGAGTTTCTTGATGATTTGCGGAAAGACTTTTCAAATGTAGGCGAGCGATTTATGCAGTTTATGCAAACAGCTGTTCAAAAGGTGAAGGAATTTGATTTAGATGCTCCTTTTGGAAAATCTGTTATTTTCAGCCATTCGGTCACCAAGGATGCCAAGGACATTGAAGAGATTTTAATGCATATCGACAATGGGAAAGTGACTGTTCATAGTAGCGATGAACAAGAGATTCGTGCAGAATTTACGGTGAAAGCCTATCATCATGAATCTGAGGAAACGGCTAAAAAAGATTTCCTAGAAAAGATCTTATTTGTTTTAGATGAAAATAAATTAAGAGTATCTAGCGATATGAAAATGATGCAAGTGAACCTTAATTTATATATCCCAGGTAAGCAATACAAAAAAATGTCAGTTCGTCTTATGAATGGTTCCTTCAAAATGAAAAATATAGAATCTGATTCCATTCGGGTAAAAACGGCCAATGGTAAAATTGAAGCTTCCCAGTTAATATTTACGCAGGCTGAATTTGAAACTGCCAATGGTGTCATTCGATTAAATGAATTGACGGGCGAAACGATAGATGCAGAAACGTTAAATGGCCGGGTTTATATAGACGGCGAATTAAAAGAAGTAGAAGCTCAATCGTTAAATGGCCATGTCGTGGTGACGACAACAAGCGATGAAGCAGAGAAGATTGAAGCGAAAACGATGAGTGGTTCGATAGAATTGTATATTCCATCCACCATTCCAATTTCAGGAGAAATTGCATCAAACATTGGAAAGCTAGATTTAGAATTACAGGACATCGAACGAACATCTGAACAAGATCATTTGCTTCAACGAACGATTCGATTTACTAAAGAAGTGGCAGATAGTAAGAAAAAACTTCATTTATTCGGTGAAGCTAAGACAGGCTCCGTTCTCGTTCGATACAATCCTTAATGAATAGGTTAGGTTACGATTCATAAAAAATCTCCCGCTTTGAAAAATGAAATGAGAGCGGGAGATTTTTATTATGTCGCGAAGACATTATGGCGTTTTTGTAGTATATCCAGAAATTGATGAACTTATTGATGAAAGCTTTTGTAGCAATGCTGATACTGTAATCATAACTTTTTCGAGCGGTCTTCTTTCGGAATCGTGGTACGATGAAGTATATTAAAAGGGACAACTTATAAAGGTGGTAGTTTCAATGGCAAGTGTAACAGTAGCAGATGTACAACATGCGTTAGAACTAGAACTTCGCGCAGGCGGTACAGGGCTTAAACGAAATATATATAAAAGCGACATTTCTAGACCTGGGCTTGAAATGGCAGGGTATTTTAATTTTTATCCTGCAGAACGTGTGCAGTTGCTTGGTAAGACAGAATTGTCTTTCTTTGCGTCATTGGAAAAAGAAGAGAAAATTGACCGAATGAAAAGATTATGTTCTGAGAATACGCCGGCGGTCATCGTTGCACATAGAATGGAAGTTCCTGAGGAGTTAATTCAGGAAGCTGAAAAGGTAGGAATACCAGTTTTACAGACAGAAGTGCCGACGACGCGATTTTCTGGAATGTTGACGAATTTTTTAGAGGGTAAATTGGCACCCATGACATCGATGCATGGCGTGCTTGTAGATGTTTACGGGATAGGGGTGTTAATTACAGGGAAAAGTGGTGTTGGTAAAAGTGAGACGGCGCTTGAACTTGTAAAACGTGGGCATCGTCTCGTCGCGGATGACCTAGTTGAAATTAGAGAAGTATCGAAAAATGTATTAATTGGAAATGCGCCCAAGCTTATTGAACATATGTTAGAAATTCGCGGTGTAGGGATTATCGACATTATGAATTTATTTGGCGCAAGTGCCGTGAAAAGTGATAAAAGAATATTAATTGTGATTGATTTAGAACTATGGGACGAGGATAAAGTATACGATCGTCTCGGCCTGGACGAGAAGAAAATAAAAATTATGGATACCGAATTGACAAAATTGACTGTTCCGGTTCGACCTGGAAGAAGCTTGTCTGTCATTATTGAAGTAGCGGCCATGGATTATCGGATGAAGCGCCTCGGGATTAATGCGGCTAAAGAGTTTTCTGATAGATTGGAGCAAGCGATTAGTGAAGGCCCGGGTGAAGATCTAACAGAGGAGACGAAGTAATATGTTTAATTTGCTTACAATTGACCCTGTAGCCTTTTCTCTCTTTGGCCTTGAGATTCGTTGGTATGGAATTATCATTGCCACAGGCATTGTGTTGGCCTTCTTGGTTGTACAGCGTGAGATGGTCAAACGGGGCATGCATCCGGACTTTTTAACGGATTTACTTCTATGGGCGGTGCCGTTATCTATAGTGAGTGCGAGAATTTATTATGTGATTTTCACATGGGATAACTATAAAGACCATCCAATTGATGCGATTAAAGTCTGGGAAGGCGGCATCGCGATACACGGTGCGTTAATCGGTGCATTTATAACGACTTATGTATTTACGAAGTTACGTGGGATTTCCTTTTGGAAGACTGTCGACATCGCGGCGCCTGGACTACTCATTGGACAAATTATCGGGAGATGGGGGAATTTTATGAATCAGGAAGCGCACGGCGGTCCTGTTTCGGACCATTTCCTAGAAACAACGATTATCCCCGATTGGATCATGAATCAAATGACAATTAATGGTGTAACGTATCATCCGACGTTTTTATATGAATCGCTTTGGAATTTGGTTGGGCTCGTGATCATTTTATTATTACGACGCGTTGCTTTAAAACGTGGTGAACTGTTTTTATTTTACCTCACTTGGTATTCAATCGGACGTTACTTCATAGAAGGCATGCGTACGGATAGTTTGTACGGCGGAGTCTTACGTGCGGCGCAAGTTGTTTCAATTGTGACGATTGTGGTGGCGGTTGTCTTATTTATCATCAGAAGATATGTAACAAAAGTAAATAAAAATTATCAAGATGAATAGAAGTTAGGAGATATACAATGACTAAAAAAATTACGACATTATTGTTTGATTTTGATGGAACTTTATTGGATACGAATGAGTTAATTATTCGGACATTCGGGCATGTATTGAATAAACATTATCCAGGACAGTATGGCAGAGAAGAGATTTTACCTTTTTTAGGCCCTACATTACATGAAACATTCGGTTCGATTAACCCGGAAAAGACTGAACAGCTTGTCAGTGAATATCGTGAATGGAATATCGCCAATCATGATGAACTGTCAAAGGAATTTGACGGTGTATCTGAGACGCTTCGTTTACTAAAAGCTGAAGGGTATAAAATGGCAATCGTGTCGACGAAGAAAAATAATATGGTACATAAAGGATTAGACCTGTTAGAGGCGGGCAATGTTTTTGATACGGTTATCGGACTTGATGATGTGTCAAAACCGAAACCAGATCCTGAGCCGATCTTGCTGGCGCTAGAACGACTAGGTGCGGACAGGGAAGAAGCATTGATGATAGGTGACAATTACCACGACATTGTAGGCGGGCAGAATGCTGGTGTGCAAACGGCTGGTGTAGCTTGGTCGGTAAAAGGTGAGGATTTCTTACAAGAGTATAACCCGGACTATATGTTACAACATATTAGTGATTTACTTCCTCTTCTAAAGGGAGAACAAGGATGAGAAGGACGGAGCGATACCGTGCAAAAGGCGGTGCAAATTCGCTTTGGCATATTTATCGAACAGTACCGTTTTGGAAAGTGGCAAAAAACTTCGCAATCATTCAATTATCGCGCTATACCCCATTTATTCCTGTTAAGAATTTTTTGTTTCGAACGTTTTTGAGAATGAAAATTGGGGAGAAAACTTCGTTTGCGTTAATGGTCATGCCCGATGTCATGTTCCCTGAACGAATCACTGTAGGTGATAATTCAATTATCGGCTATAATACAACAATTCTTGCGCATGAATATTTAATTGATGAATATAGGATTGGTGACGTCGTAATTGGGGAAAACGTATTAATAGGCGCGAATACAACCATCTTGCCAGGCGTACAAATTGGTGACAATGCGATTGTTTCAGCAGCAACACTCGTGAACCGAGATATTCCACCGGGCGTCTTTGCTGGTGGTAACCCCGTTCGAATTATTTATACGAAAGAAGAAATGGAGAAACGTCACGAACAATTTTCACTTGAATAAATTAGTTTGAGATGATTCGAATTCACTTGCTGTATGCTATACTAAGCATAATGAATAGAAGGATGGCAAAGATTCATCCTTCTTATGTTTCGGGGGAATTTGATTGAATAAGAAGCGAGTTTCAGAAAATAGGAAAGTTATATCGTTCATCCCAGACGGTGAATTTTATTATAAAAAAGCGATTCAAGCGATGCAACGAGACAGTTTTGAAGAGGCGCATAAATATTTGAAGCGGGCCACAGAGCTGAGTCCAGAAGATCCGTTAATTCTAATGCAATATGGTGTGCTCGTCATGGAAGAAGGACGCTTTCACGATGCACAAGAAATTTTACAACAAGCCTATACGTTAGATACGAATGCGTCAGAAATAGTATTTTATTTGGCGGAAGTTCATGCACATCTCGGACTTTTATCAGAAGCTAAGGCATACGCTGAAAAATATTTATTGATGGATGTTAGTGGACCGTTTAACGATGAAGCGAAAGAAATTATTGATTTCGCCGAACAAAATGAGCCGTCATTGGATGAAGAAGATAGTGAGGTCTTATTGCTTCAAGAAAAGGCACGCCGACAAATGGAAACGGGAGAATTTAAAGAAGCCATTGATTTATTAGAGGCGATTATTACAGACTATCCAGACTTTTGGGCAGCCTATAATAACTTAGCACTTGCTTACTTTTATGTTGGAAAAAAGAAGCAAGCAAATGATATTTTGCATGATGTGTTAGAACGGAACAAGGGAAATCTCCATGCATTATGTAATCTTGCAGTATTTTATTATTACGAAAAAAATGAGGAGCAATTAGCAGGGCTTCTCGAATTACTGATGAAGTTAAAGCCATACTTAGTGGAGCATCGATATAAATTAGGTGCGACGTTTGCGCTTGTTGGGAAGCATAAAGAGGCATTTTCTTTGTTACGTCAACTTCAAAAGCAAGGGTTTGAAGGAGATGCAGGTTTTTACTTCTGGCTATCTCATTCCGCATATTTTATGGGACATGAAACCATTGCTAGGAAGGCATACGCAACACTGCTCGAAATGGATCCAACAAAAGAAGGGTATGAGCCCTGGCGAGACATTGAAAAAGAGTTGTCTCCTGATACAGTGGAACAGGATCGACAGTTTTTACTTAATAAAATTCAAAACCAATATCGAAGTGAGAGAATGCTTGGATTTTATTTGCTTGGAAAATCGGCACATAAACAAGAGATACTTTCACATCCTTCCTATATAAAGATTGAAGAATTAAGTGAAGTTGAAAAGTTGTTTTTGGCGAGCGGGATTCGTAATGAGTTATTACCTGAAGGGGCTTTCGAAAAAGCTTTCACCCGTGCCCTTGAAACGACAGAACTATTGTATGAACAGTACGGACCGTTGGACTATGAATCGACACATCTATTTCAAATGTGGTTTACACTTTGCGAAAAGGCAATCAGTGTTTCGTATGAATTTCCGAATCCTGCTGCACTCGCATCTGCCGCTGATTATATGTTTCAATCCGCGAGATATTCCGGTGTGACAAAAATTGGGATGGCGAGAAAGTATGGGGTTTCAACGCCGACTTTGACGAAATATGTCAATGAACTCATTGAATTTTTACCGCATTTAAATGGTTAATCGCGTAAAAGTTCTTCGATAGGGAGCACTTGGGTAGTTGTAAGCATCAAAGTTGAATGGCTATCTTGAATCTTATAAGATTTGAGTAGATTGAACCTTGTGAGGAGGAAATTCACATGACTACGGAAAAGATTTATGACGTAATAATTGTAGGTGCTGGCCCTGCTGGTTTAACAGCGGCAGTTTATACTTCGCGTGCAAACCTTTCGACATTAATGCTTGAAAGAGGCGCACCAGGCGGACAAATGGCAACGACTGAAGATATTGAAAACTATCCAGGATTTGATCATATACTTGGACCGGATTTATCTGTTAAAATGTTTGAACACGCACGTAAATTTGGTGCAGAATATGCATTCGGTGATGTCACGGATGTTCAAGACGGCGACGATTATAAAACAATTTTCGTTGGCGAACAGCAATATAAAGCACGTACAATTATCATTACAACAGGTGCAGAATATAGAAAAATTGGCATTCCAGGTGAAGAAGAGCTTACGGGAAGCGGCGTAAGTTACTGTGCAGTCTGTGACGGTGCGTTTTTCCGTGACAAGGAAATCATCGTTGTTGGCGGAGGAGACTCAGCTGTTGAAGAAGGTGCTTATTTAACACGCTTCGCGAAAAAGGTAACAATCATTCACCGTCGTGATCAGCTACGTGCACAAAAGATTCTTCAAGACCGTGCTTTCGCGAATGAAAAAATAGAATTTATTTGGAATACAACACTAAAAGAAGTCAATGGCAAAGACGGGAAAATTGACTCGGTTACCCTAGTTTCCACTGAAGATGGTTCAGAAAGAGAATTTAAAACAGATGGCATGTTTGTCTACGTCGGAATGGATCCTCTGACAAAACCGTTCAAACATCTAGGCATTCTCGATGAAAATGGGTATATCCAGACGAATGACATTATGGAAACAGAAGTGCCAGGCATTTATGCGGCAGGAGATGTACGTGAAAAATTACTGCGTCAAATCGTCACTGCAACAGGCGACGGCAGTATTGCAGCGCAAGCCGTTCAACAATATATTGAAAAACTAAATGATCAATCCACAATCGAAGCTTAAGACAAATTAATGTAGCTTTAATGTGGTTGTAACATGAATGCAATATCAAAAGGATATACTAAAAGGGAAATATCAATTGACCCCCCTTTTGATATAGAATGATTTGAGCTATTTTCTGTCTTGTCACAGAAAATAGCTTTTTTAGTGGGAAAATTCATAGGTTACATCATGGATAAATGTCATTTAAAATAAACGAAAAGTAAATTATGCCTTTCAAATGACGAATGCTGGTTAAAATATGTATAATAGAAGGTAGTGTATATAGAAATGGTGATGGAACGATGCAACGAATCGCAAATTTATTAGTGTTAAAAGATAATCATGTTTTATTATTAAAAAAACCACGCCGCGGATGGTATGTCGCACCAGGTGGAAAAGTAAATCCGGGTGAGTCAATATATGAAGCGGCCGTAAGGGAATTTACAGAGGAAACGGGAACGACGCCGATTACTCCTCATTTAAAAGGTACTTACACAATGGTCATTCAAGATGAAAAAGAGCAGATTGTGAAAGATGAGTGGATGCTTTTTACATTTATCGCATATGATTTACAAGGCACACCGTTTGAAAAGACGATTGAAGGCGAACTGGAATGGCATCCTGTTGAAAATTTACAAACCCTTCCAATGGCTGAAGGCGATCGGACCAACTTATTGTTTGCTGTTTCAAATCAAGGCATGCAATATGGAACGTTTACGTACACAGAGCAATTCCAATTATTAAGTGAGAGAATTCAAAATTCCGAGGAAGGATGATGGGGATTGGCTGAAGTAATAAATTATAACGATGATGTAGAATTAGTTATTATTACTGGGATGTCGGGCGCAGGAAAAACAGTTGCGATGCAAAGTTTTGAAGACCTTGGATTTTATTGTATAGACAATTTACCTCCCGAGTTACTCGTAACTTTTCTAGATTTAATGATGAAGTCTGAAAATAAAATGAGACGGATTGCGGCTGTCATGGATACACGCGGCGGAGATTTATTTGATTCGCTTATTGGTGCACTCGATGAATTAAGCCGAACGAACGGCGTCTCTTGGCGTATTTTATTTTTAGATGCCGATGACGAAACACTTGTGAGACGTTATAAAGAGAGTAGACGTTCTCATCCACTTGCTGAAGGTGGACTTCCACTTACGGGGATACAAAAAGAACGTGAACTCTTATCGGAATTACGCGGACATGCGCGTTCGATTTACAATACATCTAATTTACACCCTCGAAAATTACGCGAAAAAATCATTGAGGAATTTTCTACGAAGCAAGATGCTTTATTCACTGT
This window of the Sporosarcina ureilytica genome carries:
- the uvrB gene encoding excinuclease ABC subunit UvrB, translating into MIWRDCRVENFNLQAPYSPAGDQPVAIQQLIEGVNRGERHQTLLGATGTGKTFTVSNVVKEINKPTLVMAHNKTLAGQLYSEFKEFFPNNAVEYFVSYYDYFQPEAYVAHTDTYIEKDASVNDEIDKLRHSATSALFERNDVLIVASVSCIYGLGSPKEYRDMVVSIRKGMEIGRDELLRKFVGIQYSRNDLNFTRGTFRVRGDVVELFPASRDERCMRIEFFGDEIDRIREVDALTGEVIGDREHVAVFPASHFVTGEEKMLQAIQNIEVELDEQLAKMKSENKLLEAQRLEQRTRYDLEMMKEMGFCSGIENYSRHLTLRPPGAAPYTLIDYFPDDFLLVVDESHVTLPQVRGMFNGDQARKQVLVDHGFRLPSALDNRPLRFEEFEELIREAIYVSATPGPYEIEHTPKMIEQIIRPTGLLDPTIDVRPIEGQIDDLLHEINLRIERNERVLITTLTKKMSEDLTDYLKEIGIKVQYLHSEIKTLERIEIIRELRLGTYDVLVGINLLREGIDIPEVSLVAILDADKEGFLRSERSLIQTIGRAARNSEGHVIMYADRMTDSMTKAISETERRREIQEAYNEKHGITPQTIRKEIHEVIRATEVAEERETYLDKITHGKKLTTEEKESMLLVLEKEMKDAAKDLQFELAAQLRDAILELKAER
- the uvrA gene encoding excinuclease ABC subunit UvrA; the protein is MKNKEIVIQGARAHNLKNIDVNIPRDELVVVTGLSGSGKSSLAFDTIYAEGQRRYVESLSAYARQFLGQMDKPDVDVIEGLSPAISIDQKTTSRNPRSTVGTVTEIYDYLRLLYARIGKPVCPKHGIEITSQTIQQMVDRLMELPERTRIQVLSPIVKGRKGTHAKLFEDIRKEGYVRVRVNGETYDLDDNIELNKNKNHTIEVVIDRIVIKEDIAGRLSDSLESALRLAEGTVLIDVIDGEELLFSEHHACPMCGFSIGELEPRMFSFNSPFGACGECDGLGTKLEVDPLLVIPDDSLSLTEHAIAPWEPTSSQYYPELLKTVANHYGIAMDVPISEIPNDQLNKILHGSGNETIRFQYTNEFGGTRDSDIYFEGVLSNIARRYRDTSSDYVRDQMEKYMAQRPCPTCKGYRLKEESLAVKVNDVHIGQVTERSIVEADDFFKTLNLSEKDRQIAELILREIEERLGFLINVGLDYLTLSRAAGTLSGGEAQRIRLATQIGSRLTGVLYILDEPSIGLHQRDNDRLISTLKNMRDIGNTLIVVEHDEDTMLAADYLIDMGPGAGAAGGTVVSAGTPDEVMNDPDSLTGDYLSGKKFISLPLERRPADGRKITIKGAAENNLKKVNVDIPLGQFIAVTGVSGSGKSTLVNEVLYKTLAQKLNRAKLLPGKHKSITGLEELEKVIEIDQSPIGRTPRSNPATYTSMFDDVRDVFAATNEAKVRGYKKGRFSFNVKGGRCEACRGDGIIKIEMHFLPDVYVPCEICHGKRYNRETLEVRYKGKNIADVLSMTVEDALIFFENIPRIHRKLQTIVDVGLGYIKLGQPATTLSGGEAQRVKLASELHKRSNGKSIYILDEPTTGLHAHDIAKLLIVLQRLVDTGNTVLVIEHNLDVIKTVDHIIDLGPEGGDKGGQVIATGTPEEVAKVEKSYTGNYLRPILARDRQRMKHVIKDAETVAD
- a CDS encoding DUF4097 family beta strand repeat-containing protein, which produces MQEKRKRILTMLENGTISMDEALTLLENLSTENQDEQQNQGEQHSQDEQQNQGEEQSQDEQENQGGQQNQDQQQQNQPSISKKAKEQETTEQAHEPEKSRESKQSAFDQKDNESDKQEKEHPSADEFLDDLRKDFSNVGERFMQFMQTAVQKVKEFDLDAPFGKSVIFSHSVTKDAKDIEEILMHIDNGKVTVHSSDEQEIRAEFTVKAYHHESEETAKKDFLEKILFVLDENKLRVSSDMKMMQVNLNLYIPGKQYKKMSVRLMNGSFKMKNIESDSIRVKTANGKIEASQLIFTQAEFETANGVIRLNELTGETIDAETLNGRVYIDGELKEVEAQSLNGHVVVTTTSDEAEKIEAKTMSGSIELYIPSTIPISGEIASNIGKLDLELQDIERTSEQDHLLQRTIRFTKEVADSKKKLHLFGEAKTGSVLVRYNP
- the hprK gene encoding HPr(Ser) kinase/phosphatase, with the protein product MASVTVADVQHALELELRAGGTGLKRNIYKSDISRPGLEMAGYFNFYPAERVQLLGKTELSFFASLEKEEKIDRMKRLCSENTPAVIVAHRMEVPEELIQEAEKVGIPVLQTEVPTTRFSGMLTNFLEGKLAPMTSMHGVLVDVYGIGVLITGKSGVGKSETALELVKRGHRLVADDLVEIREVSKNVLIGNAPKLIEHMLEIRGVGIIDIMNLFGASAVKSDKRILIVIDLELWDEDKVYDRLGLDEKKIKIMDTELTKLTVPVRPGRSLSVIIEVAAMDYRMKRLGINAAKEFSDRLEQAISEGPGEDLTEETK